The Acipenser ruthenus chromosome 25, fAciRut3.2 maternal haplotype, whole genome shotgun sequence genome has a window encoding:
- the LOC117413975 gene encoding histamine H1 receptor-like, protein MSFHTFRLYRLSTVSDMETTTVILPRDYYLNSTLKRQLVTEENRATNSTFIFHDHVNQVLLGLVLGTVSLLTVVMNILVLYAVKKERTLHTVGNLYIVSLSVADLIVGASVMPLNIVYLLEKEWIFGQVVCRFWLVMDYVASTASIFSLFILCVDRYRSVRHPLKYLKYRTRARASVMISGAWLLSMTWVIPILGWHSFGDGDSKPKTENTCETDFQFVTWFKVLTAVLNFYVPSLMMLWFYVQIYMAVRKHYRQRGIINESVQSSSVRIGFAQHGQRHKTDLNEQNENTIHELSHGEGLLDQYSLEQPHEAKYITETHDEMNQNKYHYPPNLFTVPHNLELPSTKNFTRDMEAQHQSVLRGLENGTKEREGSSDPETSLKLTCLPPGILHSQPDDDKFEKMFVSENDCNVIVPNSIAGMSEITDISDVRAFTTVLDENAALSYSSSAPSPWLHNDNPRVDSVNNLKQSWQKFCTNSKQYVQNLRLKKEIKAAKQLGFIMAAFMMCWIPYFVTFMVMAFCKTCVHHNLHMFTIWLGYINSTLNPLIYPLCNDNFKKTFKNILHIKS, encoded by the coding sequence ATGTCTTTCCATACTTTCAGATTATATAGACTTTCAACAGTGTCAGACATGGAAACTACAACTGTAATTTTACCCAGAGACTATTACCTTAATAGCACTTTGAAAAGGCAGTTGGTTACTGAAGAAAACAGAGCAACAAATTCAACTTTCATTTTTCATGACCATGTGAACCAAGTTCTCTTGGGTTTGGTTCTTGGTACCGTGTCTTTGCTGACTGTGGTAATGAACATCTTAGTCCTGTATGCTGTTAAAAAGGAGAGAACTTTGCACACAGTTGGGAATTTGTATATAGTCAGCCTGTCAGTGGCAGACCTGATTGTCGGTGCATCTGTAATGCCCCTCAACATTGTATATTTGTTGGAGAAAGAATGGATATTTGGACAAGTGGTTTGCCGGTTTTGGTTAGTTATGGACTATGTGGCCAGCACTGCTTCCATCTTTAGCCTTTTCATTTTGTGTGTGGATCGATATCGTTCAGTACGACACCCACTCAAATATCTAAAATATCGAACCAGGGCTAGAGCGAGCGTGATGATTTCAGGTGCCTGGCTACTATCAATGACCTGGGTTATCCCCATACTGGGCTGGCATTCATTTGGTGATGGAGATTCAAAgcctaaaacagaaaatacatgtgAAACCGATTTTCAGTTTGTCACCTGGTTCAAAGTTCTCACTGCTGTCCTTAACTTCTACGTCCCCTCTTTGATGATGCTGTGGTTTTATGTACAGATCTACATGGCTGTGAGGAAACATTATCGACAAAGGGGAATCATAAATGAGTCAGTCCAGTCTTCATCTGTCAGGATTGGTTTTGCACAGCATGGACAGAGACACAAGACTGATCTAaatgaacaaaatgaaaatactatCCATGAATTATCCCACGGGGAGGGTTTATTAGATCAGTATAGCTTAGAGCAGCCTCATGAGGCAAAATATATCACAGAAACCCATGATGAAATGAATCAGAACAAATATCACTACCCACCAAACTTATTCACTGTTCCACATAATCTGGAGCTGCCATCAACTAAAAATTTTACGAGAGATATGGAAGCCCAACATCAGTCTGTTTTAAGAGGTTTAGAGAACGGCACAAAAGAAAGGGAGGGTTCCTCAGATCCAGAGACGTCTTTAAAATTGACATGCTTACCCCCTGGCATTCTGCACAGTCAACCAGATGATGACAAGTTTGAGAAAATGTTTGTTTCAGAAAACGACTGCAACGTAATAGTGCCAAACTCCATTGCAGGCATGTCTGAGATAACTGACATCTCTGACGTGCGGGCATTCACTACTGTCTTAGATGAAAATGCAGCCCTCTCTTATTCAAGTTCTGCTCCCTCACCTTGGCTTCACAATGACAACCCCAGAGTGGATTCAGTCAATAACCTAAAGCAGTCGTGGCAAAAGTTCTGTACTAATTCCAAGCAGTATGTTCAGAATCTTCGcctaaagaaagaaataaaagctGCCAAGCAGCTGGGTTTCATCATGGCAGCCTTCATGATGTGTTGGATCCCATATTTTGTGACATTCATGGTCATGGCTTTTTGTAAGACATGCGTTCATCACAACTTGCACATGTTCACAATCTGGCTGGGTTACATAAACTCTACATTAAACCCTTTAATCTATCCACTGTGCAATGACAATTTTAAAAAGACTTTCAAAAATATCCTTCATATTAAGTCCTGA